In Ensifer canadensis, a genomic segment contains:
- a CDS encoding FliM/FliN family flagellar motor switch protein — protein MTSGTPTNVHPFDRKLLARMTGALGDDRAIGRVALDLGQVFGEFLPDICKAETGLDIAIGYAGFRTGLRNSLIAELGNGVLISDICLRNWCPDFLISCDSPIIITMVEALLGAEPTDIEEPQPRTLSPIEIDVAQPIFEKIADVLRTAVNASGGFEPIVARAHNSASRGKPDPAVEDVHAAAIDMTIGFGPVLSTFSIIVPQSVLLKTQIVFPKGAGQNRKQKSEWTEQMEEQVRRSAVTIEARIRLESLTLETISRLRAGDVIPFHDAQDVRVDVNANGRDLYVCEFGRSGAKYTVRVKDTHGSEQDILRHIMS, from the coding sequence ATGACATCAGGAACACCGACAAACGTTCATCCCTTCGACAGGAAACTGCTGGCGCGCATGACCGGCGCGCTCGGCGACGACCGCGCGATCGGCCGGGTGGCGCTCGATCTCGGCCAGGTGTTCGGCGAATTCCTTCCCGACATCTGCAAGGCGGAAACCGGCCTCGACATCGCCATCGGCTATGCGGGCTTCCGCACCGGCCTGCGCAACAGCCTGATCGCCGAGCTCGGCAACGGCGTGCTGATCAGCGACATCTGCTTGCGCAACTGGTGCCCCGACTTTCTGATCAGCTGCGACAGCCCGATCATCATCACCATGGTCGAGGCGCTGTTGGGCGCGGAGCCGACCGATATCGAAGAGCCGCAACCGCGCACACTTTCCCCGATCGAAATCGACGTCGCCCAACCGATCTTCGAGAAGATCGCCGACGTGCTTCGCACCGCCGTCAACGCGTCGGGCGGCTTCGAGCCGATCGTTGCCCGCGCCCACAACAGTGCTTCCCGCGGCAAGCCCGACCCTGCGGTCGAGGACGTTCATGCGGCAGCGATCGACATGACGATCGGTTTCGGCCCTGTTTTGTCGACCTTCTCGATCATCGTGCCGCAAAGCGTGCTGTTGAAGACGCAGATCGTCTTTCCGAAGGGTGCCGGCCAGAACCGCAAGCAGAAGTCCGAATGGACCGAACAGATGGAGGAGCAGGTTCGCCGCTCCGCCGTCACCATCGAGGCACGCATCCGGCTTGAAAGCCTGACACTCGAGACGATCAGCCGCCTCCGGGCCGGCGACGTCATTCCCTTCCACGATGCCCAGGACGTTCGCGTCGACGTGAACGCCAACGGCCGCGATCTCTACGTCTGCGAGTTCGGCCGATCGGGTGCGAAATACACCGTGCGGGTCAAGGATACCCACGGCTCCGAACAGGACATCCTTCGCCACATCATGAGTTAA
- the motA gene encoding flagellar motor stator protein MotA has product MNIIIGLLVTFGCILGGYVAMGGHMEVLNQPFELLIIGGAGIGGFIMANSMKVVKDTGKALGEAFRHKVPKEREYLDTLGVLYSLMRDLRTKSRNEIESHIDNPEESSIFLSAPTVLKNKELTAFICDYVRLIIIGNARSHEIEALMDEEIQTITHDKMKSYHALTIMGDAFPAIGIVAAVLGVIKAMGAISEAPEVLGAKIAAALVGTLLGVFLSYSIVAPLVANIKSVREKQNRLYIIVKQTLLAYMNGSVPQVALEYGRKTISAYERPSIDAVEQEMMNPGGGSESKAA; this is encoded by the coding sequence ATGAACATCATCATCGGGCTTCTTGTGACTTTCGGCTGTATTCTCGGCGGCTACGTGGCCATGGGCGGCCACATGGAAGTCCTCAACCAGCCTTTCGAACTGCTGATCATCGGCGGCGCCGGTATCGGCGGCTTCATCATGGCCAACTCCATGAAGGTGGTGAAGGATACCGGAAAGGCTCTCGGCGAAGCGTTTCGCCATAAGGTTCCCAAGGAGCGGGAGTATCTCGACACGCTCGGCGTTCTCTACTCGCTGATGCGCGATCTGAGAACCAAGTCGCGCAACGAGATCGAAAGCCACATCGACAACCCCGAAGAATCCTCGATCTTCCTGTCGGCGCCGACCGTGCTGAAAAACAAGGAACTGACGGCCTTCATCTGCGACTACGTCCGCCTGATCATCATCGGCAACGCCCGCTCGCATGAGATCGAGGCGCTGATGGATGAAGAAATCCAGACGATCACCCACGACAAGATGAAGTCCTACCACGCGCTGACGATCATGGGCGACGCCTTCCCGGCGATCGGCATCGTCGCGGCGGTTCTCGGCGTCATCAAGGCGATGGGCGCGATCAGCGAAGCGCCTGAGGTTCTCGGCGCCAAGATCGCCGCCGCACTCGTCGGCACCCTGCTCGGCGTGTTCCTCTCCTACTCGATCGTCGCTCCGCTGGTCGCGAACATCAAATCCGTCCGCGAAAAACAGAACCGGCTCTACATCATCGTCAAGCAGACGCTGCTTGCCTACATGAACGGCTCGGTTCCGCAGGTCGCGCTTGAATACGGCCGCAAGACGATTTCGGCCTATGAGCGTCCTTCGATCGACGCCGTCGAGCAGGAGATGATGAACCCCGGCGGCGGCAGCGAAAGCAAGGCGGCTTGA
- a CDS encoding DUF1217 domain-containing protein, with translation MTTTYTSYKLITADLGKSLERVAEEPDVARETEYYLSKIGDIKTIDQFFADTRLYNYAIKAHGLEDMGYAKAFMRKVLTEGVDNEDAFANKLTDSRYKQLAESLNFALHGEAATSFDRAQKGVVDKYARQTLEQSAGEENAGVRLALYFARMAPSISSGYAIIADEALAQVVRTTLQLPDEFAGTEVDRQAAAYEDAIDLKDFQDPAKLTDFLDRFTALWEINNSTDGYDPLAVFGASSGYGISSDLLLSINSLKLGGR, from the coding sequence GTGACCACGACCTATACGAGCTACAAGCTGATTACGGCCGACTTGGGCAAGTCGCTGGAGCGCGTCGCCGAGGAACCGGACGTCGCCCGCGAGACCGAATATTATCTTTCGAAGATCGGCGACATAAAAACGATCGACCAGTTTTTCGCTGACACGCGCCTCTACAACTATGCGATCAAGGCGCACGGTCTCGAAGACATGGGCTACGCCAAGGCCTTCATGCGCAAGGTCTTGACCGAGGGCGTCGACAACGAGGATGCCTTCGCCAACAAGTTGACCGACAGCCGCTACAAGCAGCTGGCCGAATCGCTGAATTTCGCCCTTCACGGCGAGGCGGCCACCTCCTTCGATCGCGCCCAGAAGGGCGTCGTCGACAAATACGCCCGCCAGACGCTCGAGCAGAGTGCCGGCGAGGAGAACGCCGGCGTGCGGCTCGCGCTCTATTTCGCCCGCATGGCGCCGTCGATATCAAGCGGTTACGCCATCATTGCCGACGAGGCGCTGGCGCAGGTGGTGCGCACCACGCTGCAGCTGCCCGACGAATTCGCCGGCACCGAGGTCGACCGTCAGGCGGCCGCCTATGAGGACGCAATCGACCTCAAGGACTTCCAGGATCCGGCCAAGCTGACGGACTTTCTCGATCGCTTTACGGCGCTTTGGGAAATCAACAATTCAACGGACGGTTACGACCCGCTTGCGGTTTTCGGCGCGTCGAGCGGCTACGGCATCTCTTCCGACCTGCTCCTGTCCATCAACAGCCTGAAACTCGGGGGACGCTGA
- the flgF gene encoding flagellar basal-body rod protein FlgF yields the protein MQTGLYVAISSQMALEKRLNTLADNIANSGTVGFRGTEVKFNQMLGDTKPTKVSYVSKGEEFLNSSNGSLTRTGGMFDFAVKGDAWFQIDTPSGPALTRDGRFTLTETGELVTIRGYPVLDAGGAPIQINGSGGDVTVGADGALHQNGVAVASLGLYQADFSKGFMRLDNSAVLPAVQPEPVVDRFDVGVMQGFLEESNVNAIAEMSQLIMVTRAFDNITALMRDSEGSLDEAIKTLGGSR from the coding sequence GTGCAGACCGGTCTTTACGTTGCGATTTCGTCGCAGATGGCGCTTGAAAAGCGTCTCAATACACTTGCCGACAATATCGCAAACTCGGGCACCGTCGGTTTCCGCGGCACGGAAGTGAAGTTCAACCAGATGCTCGGCGATACCAAGCCGACCAAGGTTTCCTACGTCAGCAAGGGCGAAGAGTTCCTCAATAGCAGCAACGGTTCGCTGACGCGCACCGGAGGCATGTTCGATTTTGCCGTCAAAGGCGATGCCTGGTTTCAGATCGACACGCCCTCGGGTCCGGCGCTGACGCGCGACGGTCGCTTCACGCTGACCGAAACCGGCGAACTGGTCACCATTCGCGGCTATCCGGTTCTCGACGCCGGCGGCGCGCCGATCCAGATCAATGGCTCGGGCGGCGACGTGACCGTCGGCGCCGACGGTGCCCTGCACCAGAACGGTGTCGCGGTCGCCTCGCTCGGCCTCTACCAGGCCGACTTCAGCAAGGGCTTCATGCGCCTCGACAACAGTGCGGTGCTTCCGGCGGTACAGCCGGAACCGGTCGTCGATCGCTTCGATGTCGGCGTCATGCAGGGGTTCCTCGAAGAATCCAACGTCAACGCCATCGCGGAAATGTCGCAGCTGATCATGGTCACCCGCGCGTTCGACAACATCACCGCGCTGATGCGTGACAGCGAAGGGTCGCTCGACGAAGCGATCAAGACGCTCGGTGGCAGCCGCTAA
- the fliI gene encoding flagellar protein export ATPase FliI: protein MEREGLKTSAASTSLAALAGLVERYAKPEHSIAPGGHVQTISPGHYTVTGLSRHVRLGDFVAHKSSTGTHLGEVVRVEPERVVVCPIEPGDPIGIHDTVIRKGAFRIAPTDQWCGRAINALAEPIDGLGPLLQGDVRRSISNTAPPSMTRKRVEQGFRTGVRAIDIFSPLCLGQRLGIFAGSGVGKSTLLSMLARADAFDKVVIALVGERGREVREFIEDTLGDNLSKSVAVVATSDESPMLRKMAPLTAVTIAEHYRDNGDNVLLIVDSVTRFAHAIREVATASGEPPIARGYPASVFTELPRLLERAGPGAEGAGTITAIISILVDGDNHNDPIADSTRGILDGHIVLERSLAEEGRYPPINPLASISRLARKAWTPDQEKLVSRLKALIHRFEETRDLRLIGGYRPGGDPDLDMAIKQVPVIYDVLTQTASEPPTQDAFSDLAGALKAAAMGNQPGAAGMRPR, encoded by the coding sequence ATGGAACGCGAAGGCCTGAAGACGAGCGCCGCATCGACATCGCTGGCTGCCCTTGCCGGCCTGGTCGAACGCTACGCCAAACCTGAACATTCGATTGCGCCGGGCGGCCACGTCCAGACGATCTCTCCGGGCCACTATACGGTGACCGGCCTGTCGCGACATGTCCGGCTCGGCGATTTCGTCGCGCACAAGAGTTCGACTGGAACGCATCTCGGCGAAGTGGTGCGCGTCGAGCCTGAACGCGTGGTCGTCTGCCCGATCGAGCCGGGCGATCCGATCGGCATCCACGATACAGTCATCCGCAAGGGCGCCTTCCGCATCGCGCCGACCGACCAATGGTGCGGCCGGGCGATCAACGCGCTTGCGGAGCCGATCGACGGCCTCGGTCCGCTGCTGCAGGGCGACGTCCGCCGCTCGATTTCCAACACGGCACCGCCGTCGATGACCCGCAAGCGTGTGGAGCAGGGGTTCCGCACCGGTGTGCGGGCGATCGATATCTTTTCGCCGCTCTGCCTCGGACAGCGCCTCGGCATTTTTGCCGGTTCCGGTGTCGGCAAATCGACGCTGCTGTCGATGCTTGCGCGCGCCGATGCCTTCGACAAGGTGGTCATCGCGCTGGTCGGCGAACGCGGCCGCGAAGTGCGCGAATTCATCGAGGACACGCTCGGCGACAATCTTTCCAAATCGGTTGCCGTTGTCGCGACCAGCGACGAAAGCCCGATGCTGCGCAAGATGGCGCCGCTGACCGCCGTCACCATTGCCGAGCACTATCGTGACAACGGCGACAACGTGCTGTTGATCGTCGACAGTGTCACCCGTTTCGCCCATGCGATCCGCGAAGTGGCGACCGCATCAGGCGAGCCGCCGATCGCCCGCGGCTATCCGGCCTCGGTCTTTACCGAATTGCCGCGCCTGCTTGAGCGTGCTGGTCCCGGCGCTGAGGGCGCCGGCACCATCACTGCGATCATCTCGATCCTGGTGGACGGCGACAACCACAACGATCCCATCGCCGACTCGACGCGCGGCATTCTCGATGGGCACATCGTGCTCGAACGCAGCCTGGCGGAAGAAGGCCGCTATCCGCCGATCAATCCGCTGGCGTCGATCTCCCGTCTGGCACGCAAGGCTTGGACGCCGGACCAGGAAAAGCTGGTGTCGCGGCTGAAGGCGCTGATCCACCGCTTCGAGGAAACGCGCGACCTGCGCCTGATCGGCGGCTATCGCCCGGGTGGCGATCCCGATCTCGACATGGCGATCAAGCAGGTGCCGGTGATCTACGACGTGCTGACACAGACGGCGAGCGAGCCGCCGACGCAGGATGCTTTTTCCGATCTTGCCGGTGCGCTGAAGGCCGCGGCAATGGGCAATCAGCCGGGTGCTGCAGGGATGAGGCCGAGGTGA
- the flgB gene encoding flagellar basal body rod protein FlgB produces the protein MQPIQLFELASRQAQWLTVRQNVVAGNIANANTPHYKAKDVKPFESVLESTGIQMAATHKAHFTESLEASQVAEVGMLDGVQIQQSGNSVAIEQEMMKTGEIKRDYELSAGLVKAFHRMMLMTVRK, from the coding sequence ATGCAACCGATTCAGCTTTTCGAACTCGCGTCCCGGCAGGCCCAGTGGCTGACCGTCCGCCAGAACGTGGTGGCCGGCAACATCGCCAACGCGAATACGCCGCACTACAAGGCCAAGGACGTCAAGCCGTTCGAAAGCGTGTTGGAAAGCACCGGCATCCAGATGGCCGCGACCCACAAGGCGCACTTCACCGAGAGCCTCGAAGCCTCGCAGGTGGCTGAGGTCGGCATGCTTGACGGCGTTCAGATCCAGCAATCCGGCAACAGCGTCGCGATCGAGCAGGAAATGATGAAGACCGGTGAGATCAAGCGCGACTACGAGCTCAGTGCCGGGCTCGTCAAAGCGTTTCACCGTATGATGCTCATGACGGTACGGAAGTAA
- the flgC gene encoding flagellar basal body rod protein FlgC, with protein sequence MDPLTSAMKVSASGLQAESTRLRIVSENIANARSSGDAPGADPYRRKTISFAAEVDRASGASLVEIERLGTDDSDFTIEFDPGNPAADEKGMVKMPNVNILVEMADMREANRAYEANLQTIKQSRDLVSQTIDLLRASQ encoded by the coding sequence ATGGATCCTTTGACTTCGGCCATGAAGGTCTCGGCCTCCGGTCTGCAAGCAGAATCGACCCGCCTGCGCATCGTTTCCGAAAACATCGCCAATGCACGCTCCTCCGGCGACGCACCCGGCGCCGACCCGTACCGGCGCAAGACCATCAGCTTTGCAGCCGAGGTCGACAGGGCCAGCGGCGCATCGCTCGTCGAGATCGAGCGGCTCGGCACCGATGATTCTGACTTCACCATCGAGTTCGACCCGGGCAATCCGGCCGCCGACGAGAAGGGCATGGTCAAGATGCCGAACGTCAACATCCTGGTTGAAATGGCCGACATGCGCGAAGCCAACCGCGCCTATGAGGCCAACCTGCAGACGATCAAGCAGTCGCGCGACCTGGTTTCCCAAACAATCGACCTGTTGAGAGCATCACAATAA
- a CDS encoding flagellar hook-basal body complex protein FliE, which produces MIDAINSVGAFSVMKEAEGTRLTSSSSSVFGAASATPAAPQSQSFASVLGDMATDAIGAMKKAEGASLDGIRGQANTREVVDAVMNAEQSLQTAIAIRDKVVTAYLEIARMQI; this is translated from the coding sequence ATGATCGACGCAATTAATTCTGTCGGCGCATTTTCGGTCATGAAAGAGGCCGAAGGTACCCGCCTTACGTCCTCTTCGTCGTCGGTCTTCGGTGCGGCCAGCGCCACCCCGGCGGCCCCGCAATCCCAGAGCTTTGCCTCGGTTCTCGGCGACATGGCGACCGACGCTATCGGCGCGATGAAGAAAGCCGAAGGCGCATCGCTCGACGGCATCCGCGGCCAGGCCAACACCCGTGAAGTCGTCGATGCGGTGATGAACGCCGAACAGTCACTCCAGACCGCAATCGCGATCCGCGACAAGGTGGTGACCGCCTACCTCGAAATCGCGCGCATGCAGATCTGA
- the flgG gene encoding flagellar basal-body rod protein FlgG, which translates to MKALSIAATGMNAQQLNLEVIANNIANINTTGYKRARAEFSDLLYQTERAQGVPNRSNQAIVPEGAIIGLGVQTAAVRNLHIQGSLVSTGNDYDLALVGRGWFQVETPDGETVYTRAGAFNKNAQGQLVTIDGYTVVPGVTVPQDATEIAFTSSGQVMVRIGNDPAMQEIGQLTVANFVNEAGLEPQGENLFKQTPASGEPIVGTPADPGFALIKQKYLEASNVDPVKEITDLISAQRAYEMNSKIIQAADEMAATVSKNLR; encoded by the coding sequence ATGAAGGCCCTTTCCATTGCCGCAACCGGCATGAACGCCCAGCAGCTGAACCTCGAAGTGATCGCGAACAACATCGCGAACATCAACACCACCGGCTACAAGCGTGCCCGCGCAGAGTTTTCCGACCTGCTTTATCAAACCGAGCGCGCCCAGGGCGTGCCGAACCGCTCCAACCAGGCGATCGTTCCGGAAGGTGCGATCATCGGTCTCGGCGTCCAGACGGCCGCCGTGCGCAACCTGCATATCCAGGGCAGCCTGGTCAGCACCGGCAACGACTACGACCTCGCGCTGGTCGGCCGTGGCTGGTTCCAGGTCGAAACGCCCGATGGCGAGACGGTCTATACCCGTGCGGGCGCCTTCAACAAGAATGCCCAGGGCCAGCTGGTGACGATCGACGGCTACACCGTCGTGCCGGGCGTCACCGTTCCGCAGGACGCCACCGAAATAGCCTTCACCAGCTCCGGCCAGGTAATGGTGCGCATCGGTAACGATCCGGCGATGCAGGAAATCGGCCAGCTGACGGTTGCCAACTTCGTCAATGAAGCGGGTCTCGAGCCGCAGGGCGAAAACCTGTTCAAGCAGACGCCGGCCTCCGGCGAGCCGATCGTCGGCACGCCGGCTGATCCGGGTTTTGCGCTGATCAAGCAGAAGTATCTCGAAGCGTCGAACGTCGATCCGGTCAAGGAAATCACCGACCTGATCTCGGCCCAGCGCGCCTATGAGATGAACTCCAAGATTATCCAGGCCGCCGACGAGATGGCGGCTACGGTGAGCAAGAACCTCAGATAA
- the flgA gene encoding flagellar basal body P-ring formation chaperone FlgA has translation MTFRRAAGMTAQKDGSAPRARHVVAGILLAAAFLSPSAGFAERLTAVIPKQTIYPGEAIDASRVEIVDVTNPDLTDGYVRTLSEIDGKVSKRTLLPGRVILASALREQYAVERGSTVRLIFSNGGLTISAAGSPLQDAAVGDLIRARNIDTGVIVSGTVMADGTIHVVAK, from the coding sequence ATGACGTTTCGCCGAGCCGCAGGAATGACAGCTCAGAAGGACGGTTCCGCGCCAAGGGCGCGGCACGTGGTGGCGGGCATTTTGCTCGCCGCCGCTTTCCTGTCGCCTTCGGCAGGCTTTGCGGAACGGCTGACGGCAGTCATCCCCAAGCAGACGATTTACCCAGGCGAAGCGATCGACGCGAGCCGGGTCGAGATCGTTGATGTGACCAATCCCGATCTGACGGATGGTTATGTCAGGACGTTGAGCGAGATCGACGGCAAGGTAAGCAAGCGCACGCTGCTCCCCGGCCGCGTCATCCTGGCCTCCGCGCTGCGCGAGCAATATGCGGTCGAGCGCGGCTCCACCGTCCGTCTGATCTTCAGCAATGGTGGTCTCACCATCAGCGCGGCCGGTTCGCCCCTTCAGGACGCCGCGGTCGGCGATCTGATCCGGGCTCGCAACATTGATACTGGCGTTATCGTTTCCGGAACGGTGATGGCCGACGGCACGATACATGTGGTGGCGAAATGA
- a CDS encoding flagellar basal body P-ring protein FlgI, which yields MKMLACKWFLTLAVALSTAMTPAFGASRIKDVASLQAGRDNQLIGYGLVVGLQGTGDSLRASPFTDQSMRAMLQNLGISTQGGESRTRNVAAVLVTANLPPFASPGSRVDVTVGSLGDSTSLRGGTLVMTSLSGADGQIYAVAQGSVVVTGFNAQGDAATLNQGVTTSGRVPNGAIIERELPSKFKDGFNLVLQLRNPDFSTAVGMAAAINKYAAARYGGRIAEARDSQAVLVEKPKMADLARLMAEIENIVIETDVPARVVINERTGTIVIGQDVRVNEVAVSYGTLTVEVSETPTVVQPLPFARGQTAMEPNTTIDAQSDGGTVAILNGSSLRSLVAGLNNIGVKPDGIIAILQSIKTAGALQAELVLQ from the coding sequence ATGAAAATGCTTGCCTGCAAATGGTTCCTGACGCTGGCCGTCGCGCTGTCCACAGCGATGACGCCCGCCTTTGGCGCGTCGCGAATCAAGGACGTTGCCTCGCTGCAGGCCGGCCGCGACAACCAGCTCATCGGCTACGGCCTCGTCGTCGGCCTTCAGGGAACGGGTGACAGCCTGCGCGCGTCGCCGTTTACCGATCAATCGATGCGCGCCATGCTGCAGAACCTCGGCATTTCGACCCAGGGCGGAGAATCGCGCACGCGCAATGTCGCCGCCGTTCTCGTCACGGCGAACCTGCCGCCCTTTGCCAGCCCCGGCAGCCGCGTCGACGTGACCGTCGGATCGCTTGGCGATTCCACCTCCCTGCGCGGTGGTACCCTGGTGATGACCTCGCTCTCGGGCGCCGACGGCCAGATTTATGCGGTCGCGCAAGGGTCGGTCGTCGTCACCGGTTTCAATGCGCAAGGCGACGCGGCAACGCTCAACCAGGGCGTCACGACGTCAGGGCGCGTGCCGAACGGCGCCATCATCGAGCGCGAGCTACCGTCGAAATTCAAGGACGGCTTCAACCTCGTGCTGCAGCTGCGCAACCCCGACTTCTCCACCGCGGTCGGCATGGCCGCGGCGATCAACAAATATGCCGCGGCGCGATATGGCGGCCGCATCGCCGAAGCCCGGGATTCGCAGGCCGTTCTCGTCGAAAAGCCGAAGATGGCCGACCTTGCGCGGCTGATGGCGGAGATCGAGAACATCGTCATCGAAACGGACGTCCCTGCAAGGGTCGTCATCAACGAACGCACGGGCACGATTGTCATCGGTCAGGACGTGCGCGTCAACGAGGTGGCCGTCAGCTATGGCACCTTGACAGTGGAGGTCAGCGAGACGCCGACGGTGGTTCAGCCGCTGCCGTTCGCGCGCGGCCAGACGGCGATGGAGCCGAACACCACCATCGATGCTCAATCCGACGGCGGCACGGTCGCCATTCTCAATGGGTCCAGTTTGCGGTCGCTCGTTGCCGGTCTCAATAACATCGGCGTCAAGCCGGACGGCATCATCGCCATCCTGCAGAGCATCAAGACGGCCGGGGCCCTTCAGGCGGAGCTTGTCCTGCAATGA
- a CDS encoding MotE family protein — MMNIDRLLGRSRNILLASVAVASMLAMPGAFAQDVTAPPASNATANEIQQFCTNIADAARDQRYVLQRKELEALQANVDDRIATLEKRREEYEDWLKRRNDFLKQAEIGLVGIYKTMKPDAAAGKLELVRPEIAAAIVMQLPARQSSLILSEMSDEKAAILTNIISSASDPNTSKEPS; from the coding sequence ATGATGAACATCGACCGCCTTCTCGGAAGATCCCGCAACATCCTGCTCGCATCGGTTGCCGTCGCGTCGATGCTGGCGATGCCCGGCGCCTTCGCCCAGGACGTCACCGCGCCGCCCGCCAGCAACGCCACAGCCAACGAAATCCAGCAGTTCTGCACCAACATCGCCGATGCTGCCCGCGACCAGCGCTACGTGCTGCAGCGCAAGGAACTCGAGGCTCTTCAGGCGAATGTCGACGACCGGATCGCGACGCTCGAAAAGCGGCGCGAGGAGTATGAAGACTGGCTGAAGCGCCGCAACGACTTCCTCAAGCAGGCCGAGATTGGCCTCGTCGGCATCTACAAGACGATGAAGCCGGATGCTGCCGCGGGCAAACTTGAATTGGTCCGTCCGGAGATTGCCGCCGCGATCGTCATGCAGCTGCCGGCGCGGCAGTCGTCGCTGATCCTCAGCGAGATGAGCGACGAGAAGGCCGCCATCCTGACCAACATCATCTCGAGTGCCAGCGATCCGAACACCTCGAAGGAACCATCATGA